In Pleurocapsa sp. PCC 7319, the following are encoded in one genomic region:
- the secF gene encoding protein translocase subunit SecF, with protein MKFSITKKRGLWWAISGTAILASIAAMVVSFTSLNAPIRPGIDFIGGTRLQIARDCTVANNCEQPIDTAQVRQVLDEQGLGNSSIQLLGEDKQTLSVRTENLDGDQRGKLLDDLSNTIGKFDSKTVQIDSVGPTIGEELFVSGILALLVAFFGIIAYLSIRFQFDYALFAIAALFHDVIITAGIFAVLGLVIGLEADSLFLVSLLTIIGFSVNDTVVIYDRIRENLAANPERAINEIVDNAVNQTLGRSINTTLTTLLPLLGIFLFGGQTLKFFALALIIGFILGAYSSIFIASTLLAWWRNSKGKDSVVISDSPASE; from the coding sequence ATGAAATTTAGTATTACCAAAAAGCGCGGCTTGTGGTGGGCAATTTCGGGAACAGCTATTCTCGCCAGTATTGCTGCTATGGTTGTCTCTTTTACCAGTTTAAATGCACCTATCCGTCCAGGGATTGATTTTATTGGCGGTACTCGTCTACAGATTGCTAGAGACTGTACTGTTGCCAATAACTGTGAGCAACCCATTGATACAGCTCAAGTACGGCAAGTTCTTGACGAACAAGGGCTGGGTAACAGCAGTATTCAGCTATTAGGAGAAGACAAACAAACTCTCTCTGTGCGGACGGAAAATCTCGATGGCGACCAAAGAGGGAAATTACTCGATGATTTAAGTAATACCATTGGTAAATTTGATAGTAAAACTGTCCAAATAGATTCTGTTGGACCTACTATCGGTGAAGAACTATTCGTTTCAGGAATCTTAGCCCTCCTAGTTGCCTTTTTTGGCATTATTGCCTATCTAAGTATTCGTTTTCAGTTTGACTACGCTCTTTTCGCGATCGCTGCCCTGTTTCATGACGTAATCATTACTGCGGGAATTTTTGCTGTTTTGGGCTTAGTCATCGGTCTAGAAGCAGACAGTTTATTCTTAGTATCATTACTGACTATTATTGGTTTTTCAGTCAACGATACAGTAGTAATTTACGATCGCATTCGGGAGAATTTAGCTGCCAATCCAGAGCGAGCGATCAACGAAATTGTTGATAATGCTGTCAATCAAACCCTAGGGCGATCAATTAATACTACTTTGACTACTTTGTTACCCCTTTTGGGTATATTCCTTTTTGGAGGTCAAACTCTAAAATTCTTCGCTTTAGCTTTAATTATCGGCTTTATTTTGGGAGCCTACTCAAGTATTTTCATTGCCAGTACCCTTCTGGCATGGTGGAGAAATAGTAAAGGAAAAGATTCAGTAGTGATTTCTGATTCGCCCGCATCCGAATAA